In Cytobacillus oceanisediminis, the following proteins share a genomic window:
- a CDS encoding L-lactate dehydrogenase, with product MKNRVNRVVLIGTGFVGSSYAFALLNQGVTEELVLIDLNKDKSEGDAMDLNHGMPFALSPTSIWFGDYSDCKEADLVVITAGANQKPGETRLDLVEKNTKIFKGIVDHVMDSGFDGIFLVATNPVDILTYAVWKFSGLPKERVIGSGTILDTARFRFLLGEYFKVDTRNVHAYIIGEHGDTELPVWSHADIAGKNIDDWMGKEENFRQEDLNSIFLNVRDAAYQIIERKGATYYGIAMGLVRLTKAILQNENSVLTVSAYLDGEYGHDDVYIGVPAIVNRNGIRDIVELHLNSEEKDQFTHSVNVLKKTIEPIMKD from the coding sequence ATGAAAAATCGGGTAAACAGAGTTGTGCTGATTGGAACTGGCTTTGTGGGCTCAAGCTATGCCTTTGCACTATTAAATCAGGGTGTTACAGAGGAATTGGTTCTGATCGATTTAAATAAGGATAAATCTGAAGGAGATGCGATGGATTTGAATCATGGCATGCCATTTGCCCTTTCCCCAACATCAATCTGGTTTGGAGATTATTCAGATTGCAAAGAGGCTGATTTGGTTGTCATAACTGCTGGAGCGAATCAAAAGCCTGGGGAGACCCGCCTGGATCTTGTGGAAAAAAACACTAAAATCTTTAAAGGCATTGTGGATCATGTCATGGACAGCGGCTTTGATGGCATTTTCCTGGTTGCAACAAATCCAGTTGATATTCTGACGTATGCAGTCTGGAAGTTCTCCGGACTGCCAAAAGAAAGAGTAATCGGATCCGGTACGATATTGGATACGGCCAGATTCAGGTTTCTGCTGGGAGAATATTTCAAAGTCGATACGCGCAATGTTCATGCTTATATTATAGGTGAACACGGGGATACTGAATTGCCTGTATGGAGCCATGCTGATATTGCAGGGAAAAACATTGATGACTGGATGGGGAAAGAAGAGAATTTTAGGCAGGAAGATCTTAATTCGATATTCCTTAATGTCAGAGATGCGGCTTATCAGATTATTGAGCGAAAAGGGGCGACTTATTACGGGATAGCCATGGGTCTGGTCAGGCTGACGAAAGCCATCCTTCAGAACGAGAATTCGGTCCTTACGGTGTCAGCATACTTAGATGGGGAGTATGGTCATGATGATGTTTACATTGGGGTACCTGCTATAGTCAATAGAAATGGCATTCGCGATATTGTTGAACTTCACTTAAACAGCGAAGAGAAGGATCAGTTTACCCATTCTGTAAATGTTCTCAAGAAAACGATCGAACCAATAATGAAGGATTAG
- a CDS encoding DUF92 domain-containing protein codes for MLESIVIVIFILITALAGYYFQLLTFSGSIAAFIVGSATGWGFGFYGLLVLGFFFASSSFWSKFKSHRKETFENKHAKGSRRDWQQVAANGGIAAIASIFYLLNPSPVWLIAFLIGLAAANSDTWASEIGSLSKKPPISLRTWKAIETGTSGAVSILGTIAALSGSFAIGLLSFMLFSVSLYEALLIGIFGFAGNLIDSILGAFFQAEYKCLVCNANIEKTEHCGQPATLVKGRRFADNDFVNFFSGLASASVGMLLYILLT; via the coding sequence ATGCTTGAATCTATAGTTATTGTTATTTTTATATTGATCACAGCGCTAGCCGGGTATTATTTTCAATTGCTGACCTTTTCAGGCAGTATAGCTGCATTCATTGTGGGCTCGGCAACAGGCTGGGGATTTGGTTTTTACGGTCTCCTTGTGCTGGGGTTCTTTTTTGCTAGTTCAAGCTTTTGGTCAAAATTTAAAAGCCATAGAAAAGAGACATTCGAAAATAAGCATGCAAAAGGGTCAAGAAGGGATTGGCAGCAGGTGGCAGCAAACGGAGGAATAGCTGCTATTGCCAGCATATTTTATCTTCTGAATCCATCACCGGTTTGGCTGATAGCATTTCTAATCGGCCTGGCTGCAGCGAACTCAGATACCTGGGCATCAGAAATTGGCTCATTAAGTAAAAAACCTCCCATTTCATTGAGGACCTGGAAGGCAATAGAAACGGGAACTTCAGGTGCTGTCAGCATTTTGGGCACAATTGCAGCTTTGTCAGGTTCTTTTGCTATTGGACTTCTGTCATTCATGCTGTTCAGTGTTTCACTTTATGAGGCTTTACTTATTGGGATCTTTGGATTTGCGGGAAATCTGATTGATTCCATATTGGGAGCTTTTTTTCAGGCTGAATACAAGTGCCTGGTGTGCAATGCAAACATTGAAAAAACCGAACATTGCGGGCAGCCGGCCACTTTGGTAAAAGGCAGGCGTTTTGCAGATAATGACTTTGTTAATTTTTTTTCAGGTTTAGCTTCTGCCTCGGTGGGAATGCTTCTATATATTCTATTGACATAA
- a CDS encoding 5-formyltetrahydrofolate cyclo-ligase, protein MEMDKKALRKQMLERMKKLSKPEYEQLSYEIACSLFRSPLWLQAKTIGITVSKPPEADTWQIIRKAWEEGKRVAVPKCIPRSKQMVFRELNSFRDLESVYFGLWEPSPEKTNEVRSEEIETLIVPGLAYMKNGFRLGFGGGYYDRFLEHYKGRTVSLAFELQLINGVQVENHDKPVEMIITDQRVWASGDA, encoded by the coding sequence ATGGAAATGGATAAAAAGGCGCTTAGAAAGCAGATGCTGGAAAGAATGAAGAAATTGAGCAAGCCTGAGTATGAACAGCTATCCTATGAAATTGCCTGCAGCCTTTTTAGAAGCCCTTTATGGCTTCAGGCTAAAACAATAGGAATAACGGTTTCAAAGCCGCCAGAGGCGGATACGTGGCAGATTATCAGAAAAGCATGGGAAGAAGGAAAAAGGGTTGCTGTCCCGAAGTGCATTCCCCGCTCAAAGCAAATGGTGTTCCGTGAACTGAATAGCTTCAGGGATTTGGAGTCTGTGTACTTTGGATTATGGGAGCCAAGTCCAGAAAAAACTAATGAAGTTCGCAGTGAGGAAATCGAAACTTTAATCGTACCCGGGCTGGCATACATGAAAAACGGCTTCCGCCTCGGATTTGGGGGAGGCTATTATGATCGGTTTCTCGAGCACTATAAAGGAAGAACCGTTTCACTGGCATTTGAGCTGCAGCTTATAAACGGTGTTCAAGTGGAAAACCATGACAAGCCGGTGGAAATGATTATTACGGATCAGCGGGTGTGGGCATCCGGCGATGCTTGA
- the rpmG gene encoding 50S ribosomal protein L33 — MRVNITLACTECGDRNYISKKNKRNNPDRLELKKYCPRDKRSTTHRETK, encoded by the coding sequence ATGCGTGTAAACATTACGTTAGCTTGCACAGAATGTGGAGATCGTAACTATATTTCTAAAAAAAATAAACGAAATAATCCAGATCGTCTTGAGCTTAAAAAATATTGCCCAAGAGATAAGCGTTCGACTACACATCGTGAAACAAAATAA
- a CDS encoding glycosyltransferase family 4 protein — MMETVTAERNKDSCHKGLPKVLLLTWEYPPHVVGGLSRHVHGLAGGLKQDYEVHILTANRGDLSSTELKDGIYIHRVKPLNEKDPNFLHWILGLNLAMEHKANELSSFHRFELIHAHDWLVGACGLSLKESLQCPLITTIHATEYGRNNGIYTELQKFIHRKEEQLILGSDQVIVCSEYMKEEVLQQFAIESEKMSVIANGISKEPLLDDPDCLLEGLQVKKGGRLIFSIGRMVREKGFDTLIDAAPIIKEKYPDTYLIIAGKGPMLEAHRKKAKELKVDDVIHFPGFINDMQRAALFLKCEFAVFPSYYEPFGIVALEAMIAGKPAIVSNTGGLKGIIKHRYSGLFMTPGDPDSFIEQASALLEDPKAVLTIGRQGQKVAESLFSWGRIAEETKRVFQETLISHKLEDLV; from the coding sequence ATGATGGAAACAGTAACTGCTGAGCGAAATAAAGATAGCTGCCATAAAGGTTTACCTAAGGTCCTTCTTCTTACGTGGGAATATCCTCCACATGTTGTTGGCGGCTTATCAAGACATGTGCATGGACTCGCCGGAGGATTGAAACAGGATTATGAGGTCCATATTCTGACAGCTAATCGGGGCGATCTTTCCAGCACTGAACTTAAAGATGGTATCTATATACATCGAGTTAAACCGCTTAATGAAAAAGATCCTAACTTTTTGCATTGGATTTTAGGATTGAATTTGGCGATGGAGCATAAAGCCAATGAACTGTCATCCTTCCACCGCTTCGAGCTCATCCACGCACATGACTGGCTTGTAGGTGCATGCGGCCTGTCATTAAAGGAGAGTTTACAGTGTCCATTAATCACGACTATACATGCAACCGAATATGGAAGGAATAATGGGATTTACACAGAATTGCAGAAGTTTATCCATAGAAAAGAAGAGCAGCTGATACTAGGGTCAGATCAGGTTATTGTCTGCAGTGAATATATGAAGGAAGAAGTACTTCAGCAATTTGCTATCGAAAGTGAAAAAATGTCTGTTATCGCAAACGGAATCAGCAAGGAACCCCTGCTTGATGACCCAGACTGTTTATTGGAGGGGCTGCAGGTAAAGAAAGGAGGCAGGCTGATATTTTCCATTGGGCGGATGGTCAGGGAAAAAGGGTTTGATACCTTGATCGACGCAGCGCCTATTATAAAAGAAAAGTACCCGGATACTTATTTAATTATAGCCGGCAAAGGTCCTATGCTTGAAGCGCACAGAAAAAAAGCGAAAGAACTGAAAGTGGACGATGTAATTCATTTTCCGGGATTTATTAATGATATGCAAAGAGCAGCTCTCTTTCTGAAGTGTGAGTTCGCTGTTTTTCCAAGTTATTATGAGCCATTTGGCATTGTTGCCCTCGAAGCAATGATTGCCGGAAAACCGGCGATAGTATCTAACACTGGCGGGTTAAAGGGGATAATAAAACATCGATATTCCGGACTGTTCATGACCCCGGGAGATCCTGACAGTTTCATAGAGCAGGCGTCCGCTCTCCTTGAAGATCCAAAAGCAGTCCTTACAATTGGCAGACAAGGTCAAAAGGTCGCAGAAAGCCTATTCAGCTGGGGACGCATTGCGGAGGAAACCAAAAGAGTATTCCAGGAAACCCTAATCAGCCATAAGCTTGAAGACCTTGTTTGA
- a CDS encoding DUF4912 domain-containing protein yields the protein MIDEIIKLRRRGLSFRKIASELDTTVGKVQYQWTKLIQNKAKRDSEDSARNKVTAEENAVPKKTKDQLILTRLTSDKVKVLWKLSNHKEKMASLYLDEPVSSMRKSLRIYDVTGINFDGANAVSDHEVILSHQSEWIFKGLKPGKVYCVELGIKLTETHFFPLLRSEAIHTSEEMLYQSSGKGEAEKQPAEWTVNVSTYTYYESMSEGEE from the coding sequence ATGATCGATGAAATTATTAAGCTTCGCCGCAGGGGGCTTTCATTTCGCAAAATTGCCAGTGAGCTTGATACAACAGTAGGAAAAGTGCAATATCAATGGACCAAACTTATCCAAAATAAAGCAAAACGCGACAGCGAGGATTCTGCCAGGAATAAGGTGACAGCTGAAGAAAATGCCGTTCCTAAAAAAACGAAAGATCAATTGATATTAACACGCTTAACATCTGATAAGGTAAAAGTATTATGGAAATTATCTAATCATAAAGAGAAGATGGCTTCACTTTACTTGGACGAGCCTGTCTCTTCCATGAGAAAATCTTTAAGAATCTATGATGTTACCGGTATTAATTTTGATGGCGCCAATGCGGTCTCTGATCATGAAGTAATCCTGTCCCATCAGTCAGAATGGATCTTCAAAGGGCTCAAACCTGGTAAGGTGTATTGTGTAGAACTGGGTATAAAATTGACAGAAACCCATTTCTTCCCATTGCTGCGCTCAGAAGCAATTCATACTTCTGAGGAAATGCTTTATCAATCATCTGGAAAAGGCGAAGCTGAGAAGCAGCCTGCTGAATGGACTGTGAATGTGAGTACATACACTTATTATGAATCAATGAGTGAAGGAGAAGAATGA
- the phoU gene encoding phosphate signaling complex protein PhoU yields MVVRERFEYDLQELQKKLIEIGNFAVEALHRSVEALETQNIELALEIIDDDNQADILYEEINDLAILLIAKQQPVAIDLRRIIVAIKIATDIERIADFGVNIAKSTIRIGSEPLIKPIEHIKEMYKISTEMLRLSLEAFTEEDITKAKKVADMDDQVDDLYGETIKELLQINLQKPEYLPQITQLSFVCRYLERAADHVTNISEHIFYLVKGRQYDLNN; encoded by the coding sequence ATGGTAGTACGTGAGAGGTTTGAATATGATCTGCAGGAACTTCAAAAGAAACTGATTGAAATTGGCAATTTTGCTGTAGAGGCCTTGCATAGATCAGTTGAAGCGCTTGAAACACAAAATATAGAATTGGCACTTGAGATCATTGATGACGATAACCAGGCTGATATTTTATATGAGGAAATAAATGATTTAGCCATTCTGTTAATTGCCAAACAGCAGCCAGTGGCTATTGACCTTCGACGCATCATTGTCGCTATAAAAATCGCAACAGACATTGAACGAATTGCTGACTTTGGAGTGAATATTGCGAAGTCTACAATACGGATTGGGTCAGAACCTCTTATTAAGCCGATTGAACATATAAAAGAAATGTACAAAATTTCTACAGAAATGCTGCGTCTATCACTGGAGGCTTTCACTGAAGAAGATATAACAAAGGCAAAAAAAGTTGCCGATATGGATGATCAGGTAGACGACCTATATGGTGAAACAATTAAAGAGCTTCTGCAAATCAACCTGCAGAAACCGGAATATCTTCCTCAGATCACTCAGCTGTCTTTTGTTTGCCGATATTTAGAAAGAGCAGCTGACCATGTCACCAATATCTCTGAACATATTTTTTACCTGGTTAAAGGACGTCAGTATGATTTGAATAATTAA